In Mycolicibacterium gadium, the genomic window GCAGAACTTTCAATCTCTATCGTGGCCCCGAAGGTAAGCGAGCCAGACTGGCAGTTCTGTCAACCGTACTGTCGTGGCGACTCTGGTTAGCCCCCCACCGTTGCCGAGTCGGCGTGATGGCGCTACTGATCAACGGAAACGACTGAGGCGTCGATGCCAGCTAGGGGGTGGATCAACGCCCCAGCCGTCGTCCATATACTATCCTACTCCGTAGATCACGGACCAATCCCAACCGAAGCGCGAACGTGGCCTGTAGCTGGCCGTGCTTGCCAATCCATCGAGGAGTCGTGCGCTGGTGGGCTGAGGCTCCTGCCGACGATGCCCGGAACAAACTGCCCGACGGTTCGACGACGGAGCCGAGACTCAGGATCTCCCGTGCATCCGAGACTCTCAAGGCCTGACATAGTCGGCAATCTCGGCTTCTTTGCCGGCTTGGGGAGAAGTCGACGCCTCGGGGATAGGAGTGAGACGCGGTGTACATCGAGTGTGTCGCGTTGGCAAGTCAGCTTGTTCTTCAGCGCCTGGCCTGGCTGTATCCACTGCGGGTAGCTCGACGACGCGAAAGGCGTATCGCTGGTGACGGTACAAGAGAAATTCCGGCGGATCGTCCAGAGTCAGATCACACGGTCGATTGCCAAATGCCTCGCGTTGTGCGCGGTGGGCCGCGTCACCAGTGGGTGGCGCCCCGTCAAGGCCGGCGGGGGAAAGTCCTGCTGCGGCTGACCGCGCCGCGACGTGCTGCCCTCGGGGCGCTGCTACCGCAGCGTGAGGTTTCCCAGCGCTGTGTTGCGGACTTGCGCGCACCAAGTCGTGTTGGGCCGGGTTTCCTGTCTCACGTTTGTTGAAGGAATTTTTCGATCGCTGGGCCGAAAGCGTTCGCCATGTCTTCAGCGTCGACGAGCTCGTAGGACATCGAGGCTTCGGCGATGACTCCTCGTGGAAGGACTTCGGCGAGGCTGTGCGCCAACTGCGTGGGATGACGGGTGTCGTCGCCGGCGATGATGAGCGTCGGAGTGTCGATGCACCGGAGGTCTTCGACGGCCGCGAAGGCGCGGTCATGACCGATTGCCGCTGCGGCAGCCGCGCTGTGGGCGTCAGCGCGCGGAATGGCCTCGGTGACCAGGTTGGCGATGAGCGGCTGAAGATGGGGAACGAACAGCGCCCAGGCGGCGTGCAGACCGCATGAACGGGCACGCTCAGCGAAGCGATCCATCAGTTCGGTGTCTGCGGCTTTGTCCGCGTCGTCCTCAATCGCTTCAGCACTGATGACGACCGCGGACCGGGCGGTGCGGGGGTGCTGGAGGCACGTCCGCAAGGCGATTGTGCCGCCCAGGCCGGCGCCGACAAGGTGGGCGGAGGGGGCGTCGAGCGCGTGCATGATCGCGATGACGTCGGCGACGTACTGATCCCATCGGTGCAACGCCGGGTCGGGGCACCGCGATGCTCCGTACCCTCGAATATCAGGCAGCACAACGCGATACCGATCAGCGAGCCGGTCGGCGAGTGGCCGCATGCTGTAGTGATCAGGCCCGCCACCGTGCAGCATGATGATCAGCTCGCCGCGGCCGACGACCTCGCCCATGAGCGGCCAACCGTCATCGCCGATGTGCAACGTGCGCACCACACCACCGATCCCTCCTCGCTCGGGGAAGCGCGACAAGCGTCGACACGACACCAGCGGCCCCCGGACACTGACCCTTGAAGCATACCCTCAGGGGGTATACGCTGGTGTACACATACCCGGTAGGGGTATATGGACGAGTCGAGGATGGGAGAGCGGTAATGAGCACGAGCACGTATGCGGTCACAGGGATGACCTGCGGGCATTGCGAGCTGTCGGTGCGCGAGGAGGTCGGCGAGGTCGCCGGTGTTGAGGGCGTTGAGGTCAGCGCTAAGACCGGGACGTTGGTCGTGACGTCCAGCGGTCCCGTCGATGACGCGCAGATCCTCAACGCCGTCGGCGAGGCCGGGTACTCGGCGGTGCGGGTCGCATGAACGCTGCGGGACGGTTGGCTGCGTTCGGTGCCGCACTGACGGTGGCGTTCACGGCTGCGTACGTCACTGCCGCGGCGGTCGTCCCCGACGCCGCGCCTGCCGCTACCCAGGCCCTCGGCGTCGACGGCGCAGCTGCTCACCGTGCGTCGACGGAGCAGGCGCCGCCGTTAGCCGCTGTGTCCGCCGATCCGCCGGGGTTGTCGCTCGCCGCAGACGGATACGTGCTCGGCTCGGTGCGCGCACCCGGTGCGCCCAATGATCGGGGCACGTTGAGCTTCGGCATTGTCGACCCGGGCGGCACACCGTTGCGGGACTACGCGACTGTGCACGACAAGCAGCTGCACCTCATCGTGGTCCGTTCCGACGGCCAGCACTTCGCCCATGTGCACCCCAGGCTGGACCCGGCCACCGGCACGTGGTCCACGCCGTGGACGTGGACGGCCGCCGGCACCTACCGCGTGTTCGCCGACTTCCAGCCGGCCCGGGCCAGCAGCGCCAAACTGACCCTCACCCGCACCGTGGAGGTGGCCGGCGCATTCGCCCCAGTGGCGCCGAGCATCACACGCACCGCGGATGAAGTCGCTGGTTACACCGTGAAACTCGACGGCGCACTCACCGCGGGCGTCGCCAAGCAGCTCACCGCGACAGTCACGCGCGACGGTCGGCCGGTGACGACATTGCAGCCCTACTTGGGGGCCTATGGGCACCTCGTCGCGTTGCGTGAGGGCGACCTGGCGTATCTGCATGTGCACCCGGAGGGAGCCGAGCCGGTCCCTGGCCGCACCGGTGGGCCTGCGGTGCCGTTCGCGGCGACCGCACCTACGGCCGGTCGATACCTGCTCTACCTCGACTTCAAAGTCGACGACACCGTGCACACCGCCACGTTCGTCGTCGACGCCGCCCCCGGCGGCCGAGCTCAGCCCGCGCCGCAACCGTCGCGCGACGCCGGCCATGCCGGCGGGCACTGACGACTTCGCCCGACCTAGACACTGAAAGGCAGTGGCTCTTATGACGACATCGACACCGGTGTCCGGCCCCAGCGTGGAACTGCGCATCGGGGGAATGACCTGCGCCTCCTGCGCCAACCGCATCGAGCGCAAGCTCAACAAGCTCGACGGCGTGGCCGCGACAGTCAACTATGCGACGGAGAAGGCCACCGTCACGGTGCCTAACGGCTACGATCCGGCGCTGCTGATCGCGGAGGTGGAAAAGAGCGGCTATACCGCCGCGCTCCCGACACCGCGCACACCGCCGCCATCCGACCCATCCGTCGACGCCCCGGACGCCGACGGTATCGGTGACCCCGACCTGGCCTCGCTGCGACACCGACTGAGGGCCTCGACTGTCCTGACGGTGCCGGTCATCTCGATGGCAATGATCCCGGCGCTGCAGTTCACCTACTGGCAGTGGGCGTCGCTCACGCTGGCCGCACCGGTCATCGTGTGGGCAGCCTGGCCGTTCCACCGGGCCGCCTGGGCCAACCTGCGCCACGGCACCGCGACCATGGACACCCTCATTTCCCTGGGAACCGTCTCGGCGTTCCTGTGGTCGCTGTACGCACTGTTTCTGGGTAGTGCCGGCACGCCGGGCATGACGCATCCCTTCGAGTTCACCTTGGCGCCGTCGCATGGCGCCGCCAACATCTACCTCGAAGTCGCTGCCGGTGTGACCACCTTCATCCTGGCTGGCCGCTACTTCGAAAAGCGGTCAAAGCGCCAAGCCGGGGCCGCGCTGCGGGCCCTGCTCGACCTGGGCGCCAAAGACGTATCCGTCCTGCGCGACGGGGTGGAAACCAAGATTGCCATTGAGCAACTGGTGGTCGGGGATGAGTTCGTCGTGCGCCCGGGGGAGAAGATCGCCACCGATGGCGTGGTGGTGTCCGGTACCTCGGCTGTCGATGCGTCGATGCTGACCGGGGAATCGGTACCCGTGGAAGTCGCTTCCGGCGACACCGTGGTCGGTGCCACCGTCAACGCCGGCGGTCGGCTGGTGGTGCGGGCCAGTCGGGTCGGCTCGGACACACAGCTGGCGCAAATGGCTGCGCTGGTCGAACGCGCTCAGACCGGCAAGGCCGAAGTGCAACGCCTGGCCGATCGGATCTCCGGTGTCTTCGTGCCGATCGTCATCGCGATCGCGGTGATCACCCTCGGTGCCTGGTTGGGCGCGGGGTTTTCGGTGACCGCCGCGTTCACCGCAGCGGTCGCGGTCCTGGTCATCGCGTGCCCCTGCGCACTTGGATTGGCCACCCCCACGGCCCTGCTGGTGGGCACCGGTCGCGGCGCCCAGATGGGTGTGTTGATCAAAGGTCCTGAGGTGTTGGAATCGACCCGCAAGGTCGACACCGTGGTGCTGGACAAGACAGGCACTGTCACCACCGGCAAGATGGCCCTGGTCGACATCATCGCGGCGCCGGGAACCGAACGTGCGGAGCTGCTGCGGCTGGCCGGGGCTCTGGAGAACGCCTCCGAGCACCCCATCGCCCAAGCCGTCGCCGCCGCGGCCGCCGAGGAACTCGAAACCCTGCCTGTCCCTGAAGACTTCGCGAATGTCGAAGGCAAAGGTGTCCAGGGCGTCGTGGACGGACACGCCGTCGTCGTCGGGCGCGAAGCACTGCTGGCCGACTGGGCGCAACACCTGAGTCCGGACCTGTCGCGCGTCAAGGCCAGCGCGGAAGCGCAGGGCAAAACCGTGGTCGCGGTCGGGTGGGATGGGCAGGCTCGCGGCGTGCTCGTCATCGCCGACACCGTGAAACCGACCAGCGCACAAGCGATCTCGCAGATGCGCGACATCGGTCTGACCCCCGTGCTGCTCACCGGTGATAACGAAGCCGTCGCTCGACAGATCGCTGCCGAAGTGGGCATCGACGAGGTGATCGCTGAGGTTATGCCCGAGGGCAAGGTGGACGTCATCGCCCGCCTCCAAGCCGAAGGCAAAACGGTCGCCATGGTCGGCGACGGAGTCAACGACGCGCCCGCGCTGGCCCAGGCCGACCTCGGTCTGGCTATGGGCACCGGCACCGACGTCGCCATCGAGGCCTCCGACATCACCCTGGTGCGCGGTGACCTGCGCAGCGCCGTCGACGCGATCCGGCTGTCCCGCAGCACACTGTCGACGATCAAGACCAACCTGTTTTGGGCGTTCGCCTACAACGTCGCAGCGATACCGGTCGCGGCACTAGGCATGCTCAACCCGATGCTCGCCGGAGCCGCGATGGCGTTCTCCAGTGTCCTCGTGGTGGGCAACAGTCTGCGCCTGCGCGGCTTCACCACCACGTCCAACACCCGCGATTAGATCACCGCCACCTCAAAGGAGACCCTATGTCCGACCATCAGTTGTCCTCGTCGAGCTGCTGCTGCAGCGGCGCGTCCGTCGAGATCGACACCTCAGCGATCGACCCGACGGCTAGGAACCTGCTCGACCTCGGCCCGCAGAACGAGACCACCTGCCCCGTGATGCCGGGGACGCCGGTGAACAAGACGGTCGCCGAGGCGGCGGGACTGTTCCGTGACTACCGCGGCCAGCGTTACTGGTTCTGCTGCAAGGGATGTGGACCACGCTTTGATCGCGACCCCGACAAGTATGCCGGCGTCGCGTGACCGCCATCCTGGTCGCGCGGAACGCGCCGGACACGCCAACTCCTTCACCACGACGCACAAGGAATCTGCCATGACCCACGCAGACGACACCGGGCACTGCCCGACAACAGGCTCAACCCATCACGGCTACATCACCGACAAAGTCAAATACCTCAAGCGGTTGAAGCGCATCGAAGGCCAGGCCCGCGGCATCAGCAGAATGATCGAAGAGGAGCGCTACTGCATCGACATCCTCACCCAAACCGACGCGCTCACCAAAGCCCTCCAAGGCGTCGCGCTGGCGCTGCTCGACGACCATCTCCGACACTGCGTCCGCGACGCAGCCGCCACCGGCGGACCGGCCGCCGACGCCAAACTCACCGAAGCCTCCGAAGCCATCGCCCGCTTGGTGCGCTCGTAACGCCCAGTGCGGGCAGCTGCGACCCACACCGTCAATGCGCGTCGACCGATAACGCCAAGCCCCTTAAGGAAAGAACATGACACACCGCGATGACCACGGCGTCGCAACATCCCACATCACCGGACACGACGACCACCACGCGCACGACGAACACCCTGCACCCGACCCAGACACAGGCCACCGGGGGCATGAAAGTCACAGCGGCCACGGCGGCCATGGCGGTGATCACGTGGGGCAATTCCGCAAGCTGTTCTGGATCAACCTGATCATCGCCATCCCGGTCGTCGCGTTCTCAACCATGTTCGCGATGCTGCTCGGCTACGACATCCCCGACTTCCCCGGCACCCGCTGGATCGCACCCCTGCTGGGGACAGTGATGTACGTCGTCGGCGGCCGCCCGTTCCTCACCGGTGCCGTGAGCGAAATCCGTTCCCGCAAACCAGCAATGATGCTGCTCATCGGACTGGCGATCACCGTCGCCTTCCTCGCGTCCTGGGGCGCCAGCCTGGGCCTGCTCCACCACGAGCTGGAGTTCTGGTGGGAACTGGCCCTGCTCATCGTGATCATGCTGCTCGGCCACTGGGTCGAAATGCGCTCGCTGGCGCAGACCACCTCAGCGCTGGACTCACTGGCCGCACTGCTGCCCGACGAAGCCGAGAAGATCGACGGCGACCACACCATCACCGTCTCGCCGTCCGACCTGCACGTCGGCGACCTCGTTGTCGTCCGACCCGGCGGCAGCATCCCCGCCGACGGCAAGATCGTCGACGGACGCGCCGACATGGACGAATCCATGGTGACCGGCGAATCCCGCCCCGTCACCCGCACCGTCGGAGACCCCGTGACAGCGGGCACCGTCGCCACCGATTCCGGACTCCGGGTCGAAATCACCGCCACCGGCGACGACACCGCCCTGGCAGGCATCCAACGCCTGGTCACCGAAGCGCAGAACTCGTCGTCGCGTGCCCAGCGCCTCGCCGACCGCGCCGCCGGCTGGCTGTTCTGGTTCGCCCTTGTCACCGCTGCCATCACCGCGGCAGCATGGACGATCGTCGGCAACCCCGACGCCTCGGTCGTACGAGCGATCACCGTGCTCGTCATCGCCTGCCCCCACGCCCTTGGCCTGGCGATACCACTGGTCGTGTCGATCGCCACCGAACGCGCCGCCAGAGGCGGCGTCTTGATCAAAGACCGCCTAGCCCTGGAAGGGATGCGCACCGTCGACGCCGTGCTATTCGACAAAACCGGCACCCTGACCAAAGGCGAACCCACCGTCACCGCCGTCGAGACCACCGCAGACTACGACGGCGACACCGTGCTCGCGCTCGCCGCCGCCGCCGAAACTGACAGTGAACATCCCTTAGCGCGCGCGATCGTGAAAGCCGCGCAGGACCGGCGTCTGGCCGTGCCCCGCGCCAGCGGCTTCTCGTCCTCTCCCGCCGTCGGTGTGACCGCCACAGTCGACGGGCACGAAATCCGCGTGGGCGGCCCCCGCCTACTCGAAGAAGTTGGCGCCCAGGAGATCCCTGCGGCCACCGCGTGGCGCGGCGAAGGCGCCATCATCTTGCACGTCATCCGCGACGGGGTGGTGCTCGGCGGCCTGCGTCTGGCCGACGAGATCCGCCCGGAATCGCGCGAAGCCGTCGATGCGCTGCACAAGCTCGGCGTCGAAGTCGTCATGATCACCGGCGACGCCGAAGCCGTCGCCAACGCGGTCGGCCACGAACTCGGCATCGACCGGGTGTTCGCCGGGGTGCGCCCCGAAGACAAGGCATCGAAAGTGGCTGCGCTGCAACATGAAGGCAAAAAGGTTGCCATGGTCGGCGATGGAGTCAACGACGCCCCCGCCTTGGCGCAAGCCGACGTCGGCATCGCGATCGGCGCGGGCACCGACGTCGCCATCGCCTCTGCTGGCGTCATCCTGGCCAGTTCCGACCCCCGCTCGGTGCTGTCGGTGATCGAACTGTCCCGCGCCAGCTACCGCAAGATGAAACAGAATCTCTGGTGGGGCGCCGGATACAACCTCATCTCCGTGCCCCTGGCTGCCGGTGTCCTGGCACCCATCGGCATCGTGCTGCCCATGTCGGTCGGCGCCATCCTCATGTCACTGTCGACGATCGTCGTAGCGCTCAACGCGCAACTTCTGCGCCGCCTCGACCTGACGCCCGAGGCCAGCACCCGTGCCGTCCTCAACCGTTAGGGGACGGTCGACCATGCGGGCACCTTGCCGACCATCGTGGGCGACGGAGAATCCCGAGCGACGGCCCTCACGCGATGCACGATAGGCATTCCATGCCGCGTGACTTCTCCGTCGCACTGACAGGGTGGAACTACGAGGCCCAGACGCGCAGTTGGCGATTTTGCGGGCATACGTCAATGCACATGGTCATGGTCTTGGTGGTCGTCTAGCGGCTCCGCCGCAGGAAGCGGCTCACTGATCGGCGCGGGCGTGGCCCCCTCAGACGCACCGCCACCGCCGGGGACGGGCGCAGGAGCTTCGACCGGTTGGACGGCCGGCGGGGGAGAGGTCGGCTCCGGATCAGGACTGTGATGGTCGTCGGCGTGTTCTGCGTCAGTTGCGTGATCATCGGATCCTGGCTTCCCAGTGGGCGCTGCAGGAGACGGCTCTGCGTGACTGTGATGGTCGTCGGTCTGTTCGGCACCGGTGGTCCCGTGGTGATGACCCACTGCTTCAGCACCGGCTGGGGCGTGGTGGCCGTGTCGCAGACCAGAGGCAGCACCCACGGTGGACGCCAGCGTGATGACCCCGATCGCGCCCATTAGCACCATGGCGCTGCCGAAGGTCGGCACCGGTTCTCCTTGCAGCCCGCGGTACCAGACCCAGCCAGCGCCCATGACAACATAAATCTGCAGCAACAGCGCGCAAAGGTCCGCGGCTTGGATCAGTTCCGCTTCACCCGCGTGGGGACCGAACGGCGCGCCAGCAGTTCTCGACACAGACCAAAGCGCAATGACGGCAAGGTTGACCATGACGCCAAGGATCAGCACCGGGGTGGTGGTTCGTGTCAGTACTAGCCGCGCCCACAACAGTTGGAACAGCGCGATGGCCGCAAAAAACAGGCCCGCTGGGATCCACTCCTGCCAGTGGGTGGGAACGACGGCGAAGTGGATGACAGAAGCGCCTAGTGAGGCGAGCGCGGCAAGCCGAGCCGCCAAGCGGCTGTCGGTCTTCTTCGCTGTCCTGGCGGCCACCGACTCAGAATGCCAGCGCCACCCTCGACACTGGTTGCACGAGGCCACATCTGAATACGAACGAGATTCATTCGTCATCAACTACTGCCGTTCTACGTAAATGAATCGGTGCGACCCTTCGTCTGCAAGTCTCAACTACCGCCGTTCGGCGATAACCAACATCGGCCCCTCCCGAGGCCTCGCCGATGCGGCGGTAGCGCACTCGCTGTTCGCGTCGGGAAAAGGCTCAGATTGTCGACGGGACTACGCGCGTCACCGTGTCCTGGTCCGCAGTCGTATTTGCAGTTGTTGACGAACTTCCTGGTGAATATCAGCACGGATGGTTGGGGCAACTTCAAGTGTCGCCGCCAGTCCGTAGCGAACCGGTGCCGCCAGGCGTCCTGCGTCGACGCGACAGTCGACGTTGATCTCCAGCGCATCGCTCGCTGTGAACGCGACGGCCCGCTGACCTTCAAGAATCTCGTGTTGAACCGTACCGTTGCGGGACACGCGCGCTTCAGCTTCCAGGCGCTCGACTCCCAGTTGCTGACGCGGCGACTCAAAAGATAAGCGGGCCATACGATGTTTGCGCGTCGCTGTGTTGACCGGGGAAAGCCAGGCCAGGGTTAGCGTCAGCCGTCGCCAGTCGGTCGTCGCAGCCAGGCTGGTCGGCAGAGGCAGTGCAAACGTCTGGCGTTGGTCGGCCGTGATGGACCCGGCGCCGAGCAGGAGAACTCTGTTGGTTGCGGCTGTGACGATCCGCTCGGCGTCGACGGCGCCGTAGCCAAGTAGCTGAG contains:
- a CDS encoding alpha/beta fold hydrolase, with protein sequence MGEVVGRGELIIMLHGGGPDHYSMRPLADRLADRYRVVLPDIRGYGASRCPDPALHRWDQYVADVIAIMHALDAPSAHLVGAGLGGTIALRTCLQHPRTARSAVVISAEAIEDDADKAADTELMDRFAERARSCGLHAAWALFVPHLQPLIANLVTEAIPRADAHSAAAAAAIGHDRAFAAVEDLRCIDTPTLIIAGDDTRHPTQLAHSLAEVLPRGVIAEASMSYELVDAEDMANAFGPAIEKFLQQT
- a CDS encoding heavy-metal-associated domain-containing protein; the protein is MSTSTYAVTGMTCGHCELSVREEVGEVAGVEGVEVSAKTGTLVVTSSGPVDDAQILNAVGEAGYSAVRVA
- a CDS encoding heavy-metal-associated domain-containing protein produces the protein MNAAGRLAAFGAALTVAFTAAYVTAAAVVPDAAPAATQALGVDGAAAHRASTEQAPPLAAVSADPPGLSLAADGYVLGSVRAPGAPNDRGTLSFGIVDPGGTPLRDYATVHDKQLHLIVVRSDGQHFAHVHPRLDPATGTWSTPWTWTAAGTYRVFADFQPARASSAKLTLTRTVEVAGAFAPVAPSITRTADEVAGYTVKLDGALTAGVAKQLTATVTRDGRPVTTLQPYLGAYGHLVALREGDLAYLHVHPEGAEPVPGRTGGPAVPFAATAPTAGRYLLYLDFKVDDTVHTATFVVDAAPGGRAQPAPQPSRDAGHAGGH
- a CDS encoding heavy metal translocating P-type ATPase, producing MTTSTPVSGPSVELRIGGMTCASCANRIERKLNKLDGVAATVNYATEKATVTVPNGYDPALLIAEVEKSGYTAALPTPRTPPPSDPSVDAPDADGIGDPDLASLRHRLRASTVLTVPVISMAMIPALQFTYWQWASLTLAAPVIVWAAWPFHRAAWANLRHGTATMDTLISLGTVSAFLWSLYALFLGSAGTPGMTHPFEFTLAPSHGAANIYLEVAAGVTTFILAGRYFEKRSKRQAGAALRALLDLGAKDVSVLRDGVETKIAIEQLVVGDEFVVRPGEKIATDGVVVSGTSAVDASMLTGESVPVEVASGDTVVGATVNAGGRLVVRASRVGSDTQLAQMAALVERAQTGKAEVQRLADRISGVFVPIVIAIAVITLGAWLGAGFSVTAAFTAAVAVLVIACPCALGLATPTALLVGTGRGAQMGVLIKGPEVLESTRKVDTVVLDKTGTVTTGKMALVDIIAAPGTERAELLRLAGALENASEHPIAQAVAAAAAEELETLPVPEDFANVEGKGVQGVVDGHAVVVGREALLADWAQHLSPDLSRVKASAEAQGKTVVAVGWDGQARGVLVIADTVKPTSAQAISQMRDIGLTPVLLTGDNEAVARQIAAEVGIDEVIAEVMPEGKVDVIARLQAEGKTVAMVGDGVNDAPALAQADLGLAMGTGTDVAIEASDITLVRGDLRSAVDAIRLSRSTLSTIKTNLFWAFAYNVAAIPVAALGMLNPMLAGAAMAFSSVLVVGNSLRLRGFTTTSNTRD
- a CDS encoding YHS domain-containing protein; the protein is MSDHQLSSSSCCCSGASVEIDTSAIDPTARNLLDLGPQNETTCPVMPGTPVNKTVAEAAGLFRDYRGQRYWFCCKGCGPRFDRDPDKYAGVA
- a CDS encoding metal-sensitive transcriptional regulator codes for the protein MTHADDTGHCPTTGSTHHGYITDKVKYLKRLKRIEGQARGISRMIEEERYCIDILTQTDALTKALQGVALALLDDHLRHCVRDAAATGGPAADAKLTEASEAIARLVRS
- a CDS encoding heavy metal translocating P-type ATPase — its product is MTHRDDHGVATSHITGHDDHHAHDEHPAPDPDTGHRGHESHSGHGGHGGDHVGQFRKLFWINLIIAIPVVAFSTMFAMLLGYDIPDFPGTRWIAPLLGTVMYVVGGRPFLTGAVSEIRSRKPAMMLLIGLAITVAFLASWGASLGLLHHELEFWWELALLIVIMLLGHWVEMRSLAQTTSALDSLAALLPDEAEKIDGDHTITVSPSDLHVGDLVVVRPGGSIPADGKIVDGRADMDESMVTGESRPVTRTVGDPVTAGTVATDSGLRVEITATGDDTALAGIQRLVTEAQNSSSRAQRLADRAAGWLFWFALVTAAITAAAWTIVGNPDASVVRAITVLVIACPHALGLAIPLVVSIATERAARGGVLIKDRLALEGMRTVDAVLFDKTGTLTKGEPTVTAVETTADYDGDTVLALAAAAETDSEHPLARAIVKAAQDRRLAVPRASGFSSSPAVGVTATVDGHEIRVGGPRLLEEVGAQEIPAATAWRGEGAIILHVIRDGVVLGGLRLADEIRPESREAVDALHKLGVEVVMITGDAEAVANAVGHELGIDRVFAGVRPEDKASKVAALQHEGKKVAMVGDGVNDAPALAQADVGIAIGAGTDVAIASAGVILASSDPRSVLSVIELSRASYRKMKQNLWWGAGYNLISVPLAAGVLAPIGIVLPMSVGAILMSLSTIVVALNAQLLRRLDLTPEASTRAVLNR